The following nucleotide sequence is from Streptomyces sp. HUAS CB01.
GGACTCGGTTGGCTCTGCCTGCGTGACGATCGCTCGCCTGTAGAGATCGGCCGGGACAGCGATCAGGCCGTGGCGCGTGCCAGTCTGCGGATACTCGGCCTGATGCGGCGCTTCACCCGGATACGTGCCTCTCTGCAGAGGCCGCCTGCGCCTCTGAAGCGTTTCTGGAAGCAGGTCGCCGAACGCCAGGGTTCCGATGTGCAGACGGTCGAGGACCGGGTGCTCGGCGTCTGGAAGGACGCCGTGGTCGACTACGTCATCAAGCCGGAGAAGGTGGCGCTCCGCTCCGGCGAGAACAAGACCTGGACATGCCCCTCCTGCCACCGGCCGCACCTTCACCCGGGCGCGGGAGTGTGCACCAAGTGCCTGACCCCGCTGCCTGTCCTGCCCCAGCAGTACAGCGGAGTCCTCGAGGACGACTACTACGCCTGGAAGGCCGCGCACCGCACCGGTGACTTCCCCCTGCGCACGGCAGAGCTGACCGGTCAGACGGACCGGCTGGAGGCCCAGCGCCGGCAGAGCCTCTTCCAGGACGTCTTCCTCGGCGACAAGGACGTTCCGCGGGCGGACGGCCTGGAACTGCTCTCCGTGACCACGACCATGGAGGCCGGTGTCGACATCGGCCCGCTCAACACCGTGATCATGGCCAACATGCCGCCCACCCGCTTCAACTACCAGCAGAGGGTGGGGCGTGCGGGCCGACGCAACAGCCCGGTCGCCCTGGCCCTCACCGTCTGCCGCGGCCGAAGTCACGACGAGCATTACTTCGCCCGCCCGGAAGCCATCACCAACGATCCGACTCCACCGCCCTACCTGGTACTCGACATGGTCTCCGTCTTCCGGCGGGTCCTGCTGGGAGAGGTCCTGCGCCAGGCCTTCGAGCCCCTGCAGCCGGCGGAGCGCCGGAAGGGGCCGGACATGACGACCAACGTGCACGGACAGTTCGGTCTCGCCGCCGACTGGCCGATGCATCGCGGTGCCGTCCGCCGCTGGATCGCCGAGCGCCCGGACCGCATCAGAGCCGCTGCCGCCGCCCTCCAGGCCGGATCACCGGCGAGCGTCGCCGCCGTGAATCCGGTGGCCGCCATCGACGAACTCCTCGACCAGGTCGACGAGGTGGCAGCCCGGACGGTCGGCCACTCCGACCTCAGTCAGCGTCTGGCCGAGGCGGGCCTCCTGCCCATGTTCGGCTTCCCGACCCGCTCCCGTCTCCTCTACCGGAGCATCCCGCAGAAGACCTTCCCCTGGCCGCCGGCCGACTCCGTCAACCGGGACCTGGCCGTCGCCCTCAGCAAGTTCGCACCGGGCAGCGAAACCCCGCAGGACGGCCGTCTGCTCCGCTCCAGGGGAGTGGTCTCCCTCGTCCCGAGCGGGCGCGGAGTACAGGCCGCCGAGGACCCGTTCGGGCCGGAACAACTGGTAGCCATGTGCCGGATCTGCTCCCACGTGGACCCGCAGGCCGTTGTCGACCCGGATACCGGGAGCGCCGGTACCTGCCCCGCCTGCGGAGCGGAGAGCAAGTACTACAAGGCCGTCCCCTTCCGTGAGCCCGCAGGTTTTCGGGCCGCCCGTGAAGCACGGGACTACGACGGCTACCGGGAGCTCGGCTCCAACGCCACCAGCGCACGGACCGCCACCGACCTGGAGAACACCGCCCCGCGCGTCCACCGCGCCGCCGACGACTGGATGGTCGTCCACACCGGAAGCGGCGACCGCTACATCGTCAACACCAATGCCGGAAAGCTCTTCCGGTTCGCAAAGAACGCCGGTCCATGGGGCGGATACGTCGCGCTGGACCACCCCAAGGCGGAAGCCGACCTGGAGACCGCCCTCGGCGCCACCCAGCACACCGACATGCTCTTCATCGGGGCCAAGGGCGCCCTCGACACGAGCCGGGGCCTCCGCTTCGACATCTCGAAGTCCCAGCAGATCGACGGCTTCCCCGAGGCCTACCACGGCCGGCGCGCCGCCTGGTACTCGCTGGCGGCCCTGCTGCGCCGCGCCGCCGCCCCGCACCTGGACGTGCAGCCGGAGGAACTCCTCAGCGGCATCCACGGCTCGGACGCCCCGGTGGCCGCTCCCGTCATGGCCTACCTGGCGGACAGCCTCGACAACGGCGCAGGCTTCAGCACCTACCTCGGTTCGGAGGAACACATCGAGGAGTTCCTCCAGGCGGTGGACCGGTACGTGCACGACCTGGAGGCCGGACATCATGCGCAGAACTGCCGCAGCTCCTGCTACACCTGCCTGCGCGACTACTCCAACATGCGCCTCCACCCGCTGTACGACTGGCGGCTCGCCCGCGACCTGACCGACGCCCTGCGGGGTCGGAAACTGCAGATCGACCCGGACGAGCACGCCGTCTTGCTGAAGGGCTGGGCGAACGAGGAGCCCAACGTCAGCCTCAAGGAGACCGCCTCCGGCCCCGTGGCGCTCTTCACGTCGGACTTCACCGGTGAGCCCGTCGCGATCGCCGTCAAGCATCCGCTGGAGTCCGCAGACGAGAAGTGCGGGAATGAACGGCTCCAGGCCCTGCGCAACGAGGTCCGTGCCGGAGGCCTCGCCACCAGGATCGCCTTCGCCGACTCCTACAGCCTGGACCGGACTCCTGCCGCGGTGATCGAGCAGGTGCACATCTTCGCGGAGGAGCTCTGATGACGACAGGAAACCCGCTGGGAGCGGGCCACGACGAGCAGGCCCGACGGGAGGTGCTGCGGCAGCGCGAGATCGCCCGCCGCCTCGCCCTCCGTCAGGCCCGCGCCCAGGGCCGGATCGTCGGAGAAGCACCGGAGGTTGCGGAAGGAGCCGGCAGCCCCGCTGCGGTCGTTCCGCCGCAGCAGCAGCCGGAACCTGCCATGCCCCAGCCGGTCCCCGACGGATTCGCCGACCGGGAGGCCTGGGAGCGCGCCCGCTCCTTCGCGGAACTCATGCTGCCCGACGCGTTGAAGGCGGAGGCCGGAACCTCCTCAGCACAGAAGTTGGCCAGGGCAGCGGCCGATGCGGCGTCCCGGCAGGACGACCCGGTCGAGGGCGTCTCCCTGCTCGTCACGGCACAGAACCACGGGCTGGACGTCTTCCACGGCCGGCTCAACGACCGCGCCCGCGCCCTGCTGGAGGACAAGCCACTGCCGCTCCTGGGGGAGCCGGGCAGCATGTGGCAGATCTACCAGGACGATCGTCGCCTGATGGTGACCAATCTCCCGGCCCCTCGGCAGAGGGCGCTCCTGGCGAAACTTCCGCGGGCGCTCCTCGACGACTACATCGACGAGGAGTGGATCGGCGCGGTCCCCGAGCGCGACGGCACCTCCCGTGCTGCGTACTTCCGCGCCCGCCTGGACCCGACGTCTCTCACCGATGAGGAGATGGACCTGTTGGCCTGGCCCCTGGAACGGGAGCGACGCGAGGCAGGCCCGGGAACGGCACCCGGCCCTGACTGGCCGCAGGACTGGCGCCTGCTGGTGAGGCTGCAGGCCAACGACGCCAAGGCCGTTGCCGAGGAGTGGACCGACCTCCTGCCGCCGACGCAGAAGCTCCTCGACGCTCTCCGCGAAGTGCGGCGGACCGGAGAGGTCCCGGACGACCTCGTCGCCGACGAGCTGCTGTGGGTTCTCCTGGAGCGGATCCACCCCCGCGTGCGCAGCGTGAGCAACACGCAGTTCAACGGCTGGATCGGCGTCAGGACCCTGATCAGGGCTGTGCGGCAGATGCACCGTGCCCTCCTCCTTGGAGACGACGAGGCGGCGGAACAGCGGAGGAAGGCGGCGCTCACGATGGCCGCAAGGCTCCGGCACCACTCGCAGCCGGTGCGCTGGGAGGCCCAGAACATTCAGGCCTACCTGCGCGCCGGCCATGAGATGAAGGAGAGCCTCAGACTCCTGGAGCAGGACGCGGAAGGCCGTCCCCCCGTGCGGGACCAGCTCGGCGGAGGCGCCGTGGCCACGTTGCGGAAGAATCGGAGCTTTCTGGAAGGCCGGCCCCTCGGAGAACGCGACCAGCCGCGCAACCCTTATCTGACGCTCGGCGTGCCCGACGGAGCGGACGACTGGAAGAAGGCCTGGCGCGCCCTGAGGAAGGAACTCGACGACAGCGGCCGTGTCCGGATCAACAGCGCCAAGGACATGATCGAGAAGGCCGAGCGGGAGCAGCAGGAAGTACCCCGGTTCGCCGTCCCGCTCGCCCCGCATCGCTGGAAGGACTCCACCGGCACCAGCCACCGGCTGGAACTCCCGCCCGAGCCTCTGCAGAGGCTCACCGTGCCGCCCACGGACAGCGACCGCGAGTGGTCTCGTACCGAGGCGGCCCGAGAAATAATCACCACGGCGACAGAACGCCTTTCCCCGGCTGCTGAAGACCCCGCGGCCCTTGAAGACCCAGAGAGCAGCACATCGTGAGGAACAGAGCCGGTAAAGGCGACAATGGTGCTGGCCCCCGTGACGGATCCCGGCCGCGCCCGGGACGTGGGCCGAACAGCGGAAGCGTGCGGAGTCGTGGGGAGGGCAGGGCGGCCGAGGCTGCTCCCTGGCGGTTCACCGAGAGCCACCTGCCCGAACTCAGCCGGGGGACGCTGGACGCCGCCGCGATCCTGAAGTCGGTCAACGAGACGCTCCTACCCGTGGTGGAAAGGGAGTTGGAGGCGGCGACGGAGAAACTGGGCGCAGCTCTGGCCGACAAGAAGACCGAAGCCGATCTGGTCTCCGCCTTCCGGGCCGAGCTGATGCGTCGAGTGCTTCCCCAGTTCACCGAAGCAGTCCGCAAGGGTGTGCTGGAGAGTATCCGCACACGCCAGATGCACCTGGCACAGCTGGCAGTCCTGCACCGGCAGGCGCTGCAGGCGAAGAAGCTGACAGCAGTGTTGACCCGCCTCGACCACGAGGCGGCGCAGGCCGGCCTGCAGATCGTCGGCGACGCCGGCGATCAGTCGCTGTTCAACGTCGTGGAGGACCAGCCCGGTGTGGTGAGGAGAGGCCCGGTCACCTTTGAACTTGTCGCGCCGGCCTACGTCGACAAGGAGTCGGGGAAGCTTGTCGAACGCGGCTGGCTGCGGGCCGTCGCCGGGCAGGAAGCTCCGCTGGGGATTGTCGATTCCGGTTCTGCACCAGCCGTGGAGGATCCGGCTCCGGCGCTGACCTACAGGCAGACGCTGCGTGCTGCGGTGCGCGGGCGACTTGGCGTGACGCAAAGGGGAACGCGATGACCTTCGGTATCGACTTCGGCACCAGCAACTCCGTGGTGGCCCACTGGAACGGGCACACCACCGAAGTGCTGCCGGTCGACGGCGACAACGTGCCTGCCCAGTGGCGGATGTCGGAGTTCGAGCAGCTCTTTCCCTCCGTGCTCTCCGTCCGCGACCTCCAGCGCACCCTCTGCTTCGGCTGGGAGGCGAAGACCGGCACGAGCGAGCCGCTCGACGCCGTGAAGCGCATGCTCGGCACCCGCTCCGGTGCCGAGAAGGACGGCGGCATCGACGGTCTCGAGGTCGCGGCCCAGCTGGAGGAGCACCACGCATGGGTCGGCTCGGAGAAGTTCCACAGCACGGTCGCGGCCGCTTCCCTCTTCAGCCGGATGAAGGAAGGCGTCTCGGCCCAGCTGCTCGACCTCTCCGACGCGGTCGTCACCGTCCCTGCCAACGCCACAGGCGGCGCCCGCTACCGCACCCGTGCCGCGGCAGCGCTCGGCGGAGTGAAGGTCCGGGCCCTGCTCAACGAGCCCACCGCGGCTGCGATCTCGTACGCCCACGACGTCCCGGTCCCCGGCCGTTTCCTCGTCTTCGACTGGGGCGGCGGCACTATCGATGTCACCGTCCTCGAATACGACGACGGCCTCTTCGAGGAGCAGACCTCCCGCGGTATCACCGCCCTCGGAGGCCTGGAGTTCGACAACGCGCTGGCCCAGCTGATTCAGCAGAAGATCGGCCTGACCGCGGACCAGCTCACCAAGGCCGAACGACGCCGGTGGCGCCGTTCGGTCGAGCTGACGAAGATCGCCCTGTCCTCCGTGCCGATGGACGGCGCGCTCTTCTTCGACCTCCCGGTCGGCCTCGCCCCCTCGATCTCGAGGCGAGAGGTCCGGATCACCGCGATCGAGTACACCGAAGCCATCACCCCGCTCATCACTCGCGCCCTGGAGACGGTCCAGCAAGCTCTGGAAGACCTGGCTATCACCGCCGACGACGTCGACTCCGTTCTGATGATCGGCGGCACCTCGCAGATCCCCCAGGTGCGTCACGCCCTGGGCGAGCTCCTCGGTCACGACCGCATCGTCGACAGCGGCCTGTGCCGGCCCATGACTGCCGTCGCCCGAGGCGCGGCCATCTATGCGGCCTCCCTCGACGGCGAACTCGGCGACGACAGCGACTTCTCCCTGGTCACCAGCTACGACCTGGGCACGGCGGTGAGCGCGGGTGAACAGAAGGGCTTCCGCGCCATCATCCGACGCAATGCCACGCTCCCCGCGGAGGGTTCGGCCACCTTCTACCCGGACACACCGCGTGCTTCCTTCGTGCGCGTCCCGGTGATCGAGGGCGAGGTCGGCTACCCGGCCGACAGCGACCGTGCCTTCCCCTTGGCCAACATCGAGGTGGATCTTCCGACTCGTGAACAGGACACCCGCCGGAACAAGATCGAGATCAAGTTCCGCTACAACGAGAGTGGCATCCTGCGCTTCACCGCCACCCACGCGGCCACCGGCAAGCAGCTCGTCGAGCGCGAGATCGACTCGTTCGGCCCCGACGGCACCCCACTGCAGCACGGCCTCGACGACGAATTGACCCGCCTCCTGGCCCACACCGTCCGCCCGTTCGCCGACGGCTCTTCCCACGTGCGACATCTCTCGTCAGCTGAATCAGCCAACGTCCGTCCCGCGCCGATCGACTTGACTGTGCGCGTGGTGGAGGCCGACCCGGCCGTAACGGTCAACGGCGAGCCACAGGGCGTGGTGACGGGGGGACTTTGAGCAGCTTCTGGACTCTGATGGCAGAATTCCGGGCGCGCCAGCAACTCACCCCACTGCTGCGGCAGGTGCGGGCAGCCGATGGGTCCCGTCGATGGCCGCCGACACCGGCGCGCTTGCCGGACTTGATGTACCGCTCCGGGTCTGTCGGAGACCCCGGCCTGCCCGCCGACTGCACGCCGCGCCGCAGCCCGCCGCGGTCCTCAGGACAGCCCGAGGTTAGGATCGCTGTGCATACGCGATTTTCATGCCGAGGTCACGGGGGCGGAGGTACGGAGCATGGGCGTACGTGGTGCGGGCGCGGGCCGAGAGGGCGGCGTCGATCTCAGGGCGTCGAGCCAGGACCTCACCAAACTGGCCGATGACCTCGATGACATGCAGGATCACCTGGACCAACAGATCAGGCGGATGGACGCGGTCGTCGACCGCATCGAGGCGGGTTGGCGAGGGCCGGCGGCGACGGCGTACCGCGGGTTCCACCGGGCGGCGGCCGAGGACGCCGTACGCATCCGCGAAGTGATCCGGCACCTTGAGCAGGCCGTACGTCTGAGCCGGGACGGCTTCACGGAACAGGAACTGGAAGTGATGGCCAAACTGCGCGGCATTGCGGTGGACATCGACAGCGAGGTCGGCAAACTGTCGACACCGAACCAGGAGACGGCCGGCCCCGTCCCTCCGCGCAGCAGTCTCGACTCCTTCTGACGGCCTTTCCGAGGACCTCAGCCGCAACCCGACGACATCCGAGAAACGGGGGAATCATGCCGACCGGGAGCGCGGACGACGGCCACATCACCGTCTCCTTCGCCACCCTTCGCGAGCTCGCCGCCGAACTGGAGGACATCCTCAGGAAGCTCAACGGCAGTCTGGACGACCTCCACGACCGGGTCGTGCCGGTCGTGCTGTCCTGGGAGGGTGAGGCCCGCGAGGTCTTCGTCGACAAGCTCGACGAGTGGGACCGTTCGGCCCAGGACCTCCAGGCGGCCCAGAAGTGGCTGCACGAGTGCGCGACCACGAGCCACATCAACTACGCTGCAGCGCACCAGGCTGTGCTGCGCGGTTGGGGGGCC
It contains:
- a CDS encoding WXG100 family type VII secretion target, yielding MGVRGAGAGREGGVDLRASSQDLTKLADDLDDMQDHLDQQIRRMDAVVDRIEAGWRGPAATAYRGFHRAAAEDAVRIREVIRHLEQAVRLSRDGFTEQELEVMAKLRGIAVDIDSEVGKLSTPNQETAGPVPPRSSLDSF
- a CDS encoding WXG100 family type VII secretion target — translated: MPTGSADDGHITVSFATLRELAAELEDILRKLNGSLDDLHDRVVPVVLSWEGEAREVFVDKLDEWDRSAQDLQAAQKWLHECATTSHINYAAAHQAVLRGWGAG
- a CDS encoding Hsp70 family protein, with the translated sequence MTFGIDFGTSNSVVAHWNGHTTEVLPVDGDNVPAQWRMSEFEQLFPSVLSVRDLQRTLCFGWEAKTGTSEPLDAVKRMLGTRSGAEKDGGIDGLEVAAQLEEHHAWVGSEKFHSTVAAASLFSRMKEGVSAQLLDLSDAVVTVPANATGGARYRTRAAAALGGVKVRALLNEPTAAAISYAHDVPVPGRFLVFDWGGGTIDVTVLEYDDGLFEEQTSRGITALGGLEFDNALAQLIQQKIGLTADQLTKAERRRWRRSVELTKIALSSVPMDGALFFDLPVGLAPSISRREVRITAIEYTEAITPLITRALETVQQALEDLAITADDVDSVLMIGGTSQIPQVRHALGELLGHDRIVDSGLCRPMTAVARGAAIYAASLDGELGDDSDFSLVTSYDLGTAVSAGEQKGFRAIIRRNATLPAEGSATFYPDTPRASFVRVPVIEGEVGYPADSDRAFPLANIEVDLPTREQDTRRNKIEIKFRYNESGILRFTATHAATGKQLVEREIDSFGPDGTPLQHGLDDELTRLLAHTVRPFADGSSHVRHLSSAESANVRPAPIDLTVRVVEADPAVTVNGEPQGVVTGGL